The DNA region CGGTAACATTTCAACCCAAGCAGGACTCTAAAACACACCTAGAGGTGCGGCCCGTAAACTGATGAAGACCTCCACTACCAAGAACACGCGGGCGGCCAGCATCACAATTAGCATGGTGATACCGATTATGAAAGGGGTGATGAGAAGGGGCATAACCGCCTGGCCCAACACTGCGACTTCATCATCCGATTCGTAATGCTCTGATTCGTCGCACCAGCTCTTCCAAAGACACATGAAATCACACCGAGAATCAGCCAAGAAAAAGCGGCTGCAAAGAGTGTAGCCAATATCAGAGCTGGTCCTGTAGATGCGATGATAATGGAGGACACCTTCCAGATAACGGCCTCTTGAACAGTGGGAAATTCGAAGTTCCAAGCCGAAAGATGAACACCACCGTAGGCCACAGGTAGGACGGGAGAGCTAAATACTGCTAACTCGTGATGATAGACATAGGCCAGGGctttgaggaggaagtcgaAGGGGTCTTTGGGTACGAGTTTGTGCTGAAAGTTGAGAATATTGCCATGGTTTCTATAGAAAAGCGAGTCTGTTTCTTTGGCCGCTCTGTGGATAGTTTTCATGGCGTTTCGGTCTTTGACTTCGTAGGAGCCTTGGAGGTCAAGGGGTTTCTGATCACAGATAAGCAATCTGAGTACAGCCACAAGGGCTACACGGGCAGCCAATAATGGTACCTTCGTCATGGGGTCGAAGATGATTTACATTAAACCAAAAGGCATACATCAAAATTGCACAAACCACATGTACCATAATGTGCAGCTCCAACAGACTGAGTGGTAAGCCATATACCTTGCGCGCAGCACACTCAATAATCACCCAACTAACTTGGATAACAACCAGCGATTTCTTGAAGAAGTCCGCCTTGCTCTGATGCATTATGAAGGACCTTGGCAGCATCAGTGCTTTGACATCTTGATCTGCTACCTCCTTTGCAAGATGGGCAGAGATTATACATGTGCGCATTTTGTGCCCTTCATCTATGTCGCTTTCTTGGTGCCTCACTGTGAGCCTACCCATCGTTACGAAGAAGGCATATTGCATATCGAAAACACACTATATTTGGTGTCAGCCTAGCTACCAACAATGGTGTAACATCCGAGGAGGTTTATGTATCAAATGCACATTTCAGACTCACATGGTCGGTTATATATGCTTGGTCTTCGAAGTGAGCATCTGCTGTACTGCCAGAGTCCTTTCTTGtagtcatcatcttctcatcGCACTTTTCACATGGTGTCGGGTTGTGCCATGGGAACACGACTGGTAAGCTTGAAACGGGGTTTTGGTAGCTCCTGCCTGGAAACTGGATGTCTGCAACAGTCGAAGTGTCGAAACTGACCGTTTCAGCTGTGATTATATCACCCAAGGTATCTGTTGTGGCATCATCAACGAGCTTTGTTTTGTCCTTttgttcctcttctttctcgcGCAAATGTTTCAACAGTGCTCTTGCTTCGAAGAATTGAGAACAGGCTACGGTGGTAAGGTATGCATGTGCAAAAGTTATTATCTGGAAGTAGTTTTTGACGGATGGGAGATTCAGTGATATTTTGAAAGCAAAGCCTGTTTTCTTGCGTGTCTCTCTCCTCAAGCCTACAGATCAGCCCGTCGTACAGCCTCACCTTGTATGCCGCCTATGGCGACGTGGGGGCTATATCCGGTTCCCGGCATCCAATAGGCTGGCCGTCAAAATGTCTATTAAGGCCTCAG from Podospora pseudoanserina strain CBS 124.78 chromosome 1, whole genome shotgun sequence includes:
- a CDS encoding hypothetical protein (EggNog:ENOG503NYSU) yields the protein MQYAFFVTMGRLTVRHQESDIDEGHKMRTCIISAHLAKEVADQDVKALMLPRSFIMHQSKADFFKKSLVVIQVSWVIIECAARKVYGLPLSLLELHIMVHVVCAILMYAFWFNKPLDLQGSYEVKDRNAMKTIHRAAKETDSLFYRNHGNILNFQHKLVPKDPFDFLLKALAYVYHHELAVFSSPVLPVAYGGVHLSAWNFEFPTVQEAVIWKVSSIIIASTGPALILATLFAAAFSWLILGSWCDESEHYESDDEVAVLGQAVMPLLITPFIIGITMLIVMLAARVFLVVEVFISLRAAPLGVF